In the Penaeus chinensis breed Huanghai No. 1 chromosome 31, ASM1920278v2, whole genome shotgun sequence genome, one interval contains:
- the LOC125042099 gene encoding vegetative cell wall protein gp1-like: MSQRSNRPRSWCPRGDSPLRLPEGSPLLPSPVAAPGVPGLPPAVASPRSTPTPFKLRRFSMGTDRAGSPSASNPGAASVLQMTASQLEQHIAATQAAKQAAMNLQQQQQQQQFAAQNYHQQSAQDHAQQNSDGPAEPLLLQQQTGVFYPMPQHPASPSPVPQQKTVQDMQRPYRHSPILFRDPGTEPRSPPASRPGSVILRERDPNSPTPGSRPTSALLRERDPWSPTPASLPRNDRDPRSPTPAKPSPLVQGERDFRSPTPSRPFPFRQKDRDTMSPVRPSPLAQKERDPMSPARPSPLAQKERDHSSPTPVRLFMQRDTRSPCNVKPSQIIMRDRGQYQEPRSPTSSRPSSLIFKDKGEL, encoded by the exons ATGTCACAGCGGAGTAACCGCCCACGGTCATGGTGCCCCCGCGGGGACTCCCCCCTGCGGCTGCCGGAGGGCTCGCCGCTCCTGCCGTCCCCCGTGGCCGCCCCCGGCGTGCCCGGCCTGCCCCCGGCCGTGGCGTCGCCGCGATCTACGCCCACGCCCTTCAAGCTCCGCCGCTTCAGCATGGGCACCGACCGGGCCGGCTCGCCGAGCGCGTCCAACCCCGGCGCCGCCTCCGTGCTGCAGATGACGGCGTCGCAGCTGGAGCAGCACATAGCCGCCACGCAGGCAGCCAAGCAGGCGGCCATGAAcctacagcagcagcaacagcagcagcagttcgCAGCACAGAATTACCACCAGCAGTCAGCACAGGATCACGCGCAGCAGAACTCTGACGGGCCAGCAGAACCTCTTCTGCTGCAGCAGCAGACGGGTGTGTTCTACCCGATGCCACAGCACCCAGCCTCGCCCTCGCCGGTCCCGCAGCAGAAGACTGTG CAAGACATGCAGCGCCCCTACCGGCACTCGCCTATACTATTCAGGGATCCGGGAACG GAACCTCGCTCGCCCCCTGCAAGCCGTCCTGGGTCTGTCATTCTCAGAGAGCGG GATCCCAATTCCCCCACGCCGGGTTCCCGCCCAACCTCCGCTTTGTTACGAGAACGG gaTCCTTGGTCCCCTACACCTGCATCTCTTCCAAGGAATGATAGG GACCCTCGCTCGCCGACCCCAGCCAAGCCATCGCCTCTTGtgcaaggggagagg GACTTTCGTTCGCCGACCCCGTCTCGCCCTTTCCCTTTTAGACAGAAGGATCGG gacACCATGTCGCCCGTCCGCCCGTCGCCCCTCGcgcagaaggagagg GACCCGATGTCCCCCGCCCGGCCGTCCCCGTTGGCGCAGAAGGAACGG gaCCACTCCTCGCCAACACCAGTCCGGTTATTTATGCAAAGG GATACAAGATCACCGTGCAATGTAAAGCCATCACAAATTATCATGAGAGACCGCGGG CAATATCAGGAACCGCGCTCACCCActtcctcccgcccttcctccctcatcttcaagGATAAG GGTGAATTGTAA